The following proteins are encoded in a genomic region of Dialister hominis:
- a CDS encoding nitroreductase family protein, with amino-acid sequence MIEEIYKRRSTRHFLQKPIAQEDLDEILTAATWAPSEKNEQPWKFIIIRGEERKAMVKCLKKGIMRNRKGDETAIFSKGYDKFIPSAIYTARVLEQAPVIVFVVNTKGMDYRQSYPSDKYMMELADIQSISAAIQNMCLEATARNIGSLWTCNIFFAYDELKEWLHADGEMVAAIALGYTDKEIKAMPRKPLAEVVEYRGEYPQPKDEVQEAAEAE; translated from the coding sequence GTGATTGAGGAAATTTACAAAAGAAGGAGTACCCGTCATTTCCTGCAGAAGCCTATCGCACAGGAAGATCTTGACGAGATTCTGACAGCAGCTACGTGGGCTCCGTCAGAAAAGAATGAACAGCCATGGAAGTTCATCATCATCCGTGGTGAAGAAAGAAAAGCTATGGTGAAGTGCCTGAAGAAGGGCATCATGCGCAACCGTAAAGGCGATGAGACTGCCATTTTCAGCAAGGGATATGACAAATTCATTCCTTCTGCCATCTATACAGCACGCGTCCTGGAACAGGCACCGGTCATTGTATTCGTAGTGAATACCAAGGGCATGGACTATCGTCAGTCCTACCCGTCTGACAAGTACATGATGGAACTGGCTGATATCCAGTCCATCAGTGCAGCCATCCAGAATATGTGCCTCGAAGCAACTGCCAGAAACATCGGAAGTCTCTGGACTTGCAACATTTTCTTCGCGTATGACGAACTGAAGGAATGGCTCCACGCTGACGGCGAAATGGTCGCAGCTATCGCTCTTGGTTACACGGACAAGGAAATCAAAGCCATGCCAAGAAAGCCGTTGGCTGAAGTCGTAGAATACCGCGGCGAATACCCGCAGCCGAAGGACGAAGTCCAGGAAGCCGCTGAAGCAGAATAA
- a CDS encoding nitroreductase family protein — protein sequence MYNVIFKRRSVRFFKSNPISKVDMREILRAGMWAPSAKNRQPWKFVVVRGKSKDEMLALMEKGIERSEKGEGVLAGSSDLYTNARFTLKCMKEAYNIVFIVNPNGRDIEEEWTPADKIHELSDVQAIGAAAQNMALQATSMGIGSLWIGNIFFAYEELTEWLGKGQMVLAMAFGYPNHNPCPLARKSEDEVIEVRD from the coding sequence ATGTACAACGTGATCTTCAAGAGAAGAAGTGTCAGATTCTTCAAGAGCAACCCGATCTCCAAAGTAGATATGAGAGAAATCCTCCGCGCAGGCATGTGGGCACCGTCCGCAAAGAACCGCCAGCCATGGAAATTCGTCGTCGTCAGAGGCAAGAGCAAGGATGAAATGCTCGCCCTCATGGAAAAAGGCATCGAACGCTCCGAAAAAGGCGAAGGCGTCCTCGCAGGAAGTTCGGACCTCTACACCAACGCACGCTTCACCCTCAAATGCATGAAAGAAGCATACAATATCGTATTCATCGTCAACCCGAACGGCCGCGACATCGAAGAAGAATGGACACCGGCAGACAAGATCCATGAACTGAGCGACGTCCAGGCCATCGGCGCAGCAGCCCAGAACATGGCACTCCAGGCCACCTCCATGGGCATCGGCAGCCTCTGGATCGGAAACATCTTCTTTGCCTACGAAGAACTCACCGAATGGCTCGGCAAAGGACAGATGGTCCTCGCCATGGCATTCGGCTACCCGAACCACAACCCCTGCCCGCTCGCCAGAAAGAGCGAAGACGAAGTCATCGAAGTTAGAGACTAA
- a CDS encoding ISL3 family transposase, with product MLFYYHNEITFNCQYYRTENITNHPNPHCHTRVTSLRTARDFSCPHCHSRMYSYGAFSVLIKDFPDFPKQKKYIEFSGHRFRCTSCGETITEDIPCQCPFTRVTWDMALWIIHLLKCHTSISAISAMLSVHWSAIQKIQKHIMDKALAAFETCLKKSNYRPRYLAVDEFAIHKGHRYATCVMDLETGFILWAGLGRSMADFEHFFKSIGLSLLSRLKAVAMDMNASFNRLFQKYCPKAPIVYDRYHMQAQFGRDVMGAVRLEEAQKHRQEAEALKKYTKETNNPELQKMAREKSHEERKLYTELKKSQWILLKKDDHLNERQKTHLLDILSEHRDLAICYAMKQEMTRLFTLTDYEEALAGWTKWIQAGLESGIPALVKFARQKQKRIKGLAAHALYPINTGKLEGFNNKIKVLKRIGYGYRNMDYFFNLIRFHSLPKNYSSPKFP from the coding sequence ATGCTCTTTTATTACCATAATGAAATCACTTTTAATTGTCAATATTATCGCACAGAAAATATCACTAACCATCCAAATCCTCATTGCCATACCCGAGTTACCAGTCTACGGACTGCCAGAGATTTTTCCTGTCCGCACTGTCACTCCCGTATGTATAGTTATGGGGCTTTTTCTGTACTCATCAAGGATTTTCCAGATTTTCCTAAGCAAAAGAAGTATATAGAGTTCTCGGGGCACAGATTCCGCTGCACATCCTGCGGGGAGACCATAACGGAAGATATCCCCTGCCAATGCCCTTTCACACGCGTTACTTGGGATATGGCCTTGTGGATTATCCATCTGCTTAAGTGTCATACATCCATTTCTGCCATTTCGGCCATGCTCTCTGTACATTGGAGTGCCATACAGAAAATACAAAAGCATATCATGGATAAGGCGTTGGCTGCCTTTGAAACCTGCCTGAAGAAAAGTAACTATCGCCCACGGTATCTGGCCGTAGATGAGTTCGCTATCCATAAGGGCCATCGCTATGCCACCTGCGTTATGGATTTGGAAACGGGATTCATCTTGTGGGCCGGCCTGGGCCGCTCCATGGCAGATTTTGAGCACTTTTTTAAGAGCATTGGCCTTTCGCTTCTTTCCAGGCTAAAAGCGGTGGCCATGGATATGAACGCATCCTTTAACAGGCTGTTTCAGAAATATTGTCCGAAGGCCCCCATCGTTTATGACCGGTACCATATGCAGGCACAGTTTGGGCGTGATGTTATGGGAGCCGTGCGCCTGGAGGAAGCACAAAAGCATAGGCAGGAAGCAGAAGCATTAAAGAAATATACGAAAGAAACTAATAATCCAGAGCTCCAGAAGATGGCCAGGGAAAAGAGCCATGAAGAAAGGAAGCTTTATACCGAATTAAAGAAATCCCAATGGATACTGTTAAAGAAGGACGACCACCTGAATGAAAGGCAGAAAACTCATCTGTTGGATATCCTGAGCGAGCATAGGGATTTGGCGATTTGTTATGCCATGAAGCAGGAGATGACTCGTCTGTTCACATTGACTGACTATGAAGAAGCTCTCGCCGGATGGACAAAATGGATTCAGGCTGGACTGGAGAGCGGGATTCCTGCCCTGGTAAAGTTTGCCCGGCAAAAGCAGAAGCGAATCAAGGGACTGGCTGCTCATGCCCTGTATCCTATCAATACGGGGAAGCTTGAAGGATTCAATAATAAGATCAAGGTACTAAAAAGAATCGGATATGGGTACCGAAACATGGATTATTTCTTTAACCTTATCCGATTCCATTCTTTACCTAAAAATTATTCATCCCCCAAATTTCCGTGA
- a CDS encoding beta strand repeat-containing protein, with product MKKNYKLLATLVLSGLAGAAFGVLPAEAAVTVGPVDGTEKPLTNTEFTSLYGNTYTGSTSGNTVSISGEGTVTLNTLAGAYTLESGDASNNKLSVTDGASVSFSNATDNWIAGGRSMKGAASGNQVTLSGVSLNLPDATPSSLKIAGGETESGNADGNTVTLDTITSSGIVYGGRVGNGNNVVATVNMSVLPVSAEESTETDTSTEADPISTSASSNSVTITGSQVEGVYGGYMQYYGDTSAEADAVAGVNHNTVTLTNTSASGTSVYGGYVLSSGSAPALNASSNTVEISNTAEKEYGVSTVTGGYTGYGDANDNTVKITGTKVTDDDEIYLTSVSSDITGGETESGNADGNTVTLDTIASSGIVYGGRAGNGNNVAEAVLMSVLAVSTEESTGTDTSTEADPISTSASSNSVTITGSQVKGVYGGVGQIGSAKGNIVTITDSSVEMEAVGGETGYMVGWITQPGQLKDAENNQVIVNGSSTIGTVVGGEAAAANTSDEKNGEVQTSGKSSGNTVTINDGTVKNSVLGGHSAMSDAIGNTVNIAGGIIGTESSGTGEADDNAIAGGFAEEGQANNNTVNITGGTLGAMMSLYGGYSEKGSSGNTLNLHTKGNTVKNLGYFQNLNFYVPEGTAAGETMVTVTGNADVSKAVIQAGIEKTTKLAPGQAINLIYDAGGIKTDGTSYSMMSGKDIVSDAGFVDRKAAVKKQDDNTIVVYVPKDEKGTIHPDTKIIPEDRENGINTIKNAGDLVSNAAEGAWKEDHDVDAKFVPYAIVGGYDLHYNTGSYIDSNGMAANVGLIRRIRRDGAIDTVMPFLEYGRSNYASFLDDGARGDGRQHYTGGGVLLRRDLDDGKYYEGAIRAGRLKGDFHGIIDSTALRYDSSAPYVAAQAGAGKIYAKDRDTYDLYGKFFWTHLGSDTATIRNSRGEAKYEFDDINSYRTRLGMRWTRNFDKVRSLYAGIGWDYEFDSKARAFYDAYRTDTPTVKGSSEFLELGWKSKVTSDHPWGVDLKATGWTGKQEGGTLFATVSRSF from the coding sequence ATGAAAAAGAATTACAAACTTTTGGCGACCCTTGTATTGTCCGGTCTGGCGGGGGCCGCTTTTGGCGTGCTTCCAGCAGAGGCTGCCGTGACGGTCGGACCTGTGGACGGCACAGAGAAGCCTTTGACAAATACGGAGTTTACAAGTCTGTACGGAAATACGTACACGGGTTCTACCAGCGGCAATACCGTTTCCATCAGCGGAGAAGGGACTGTCACCCTTAATACATTAGCCGGCGCTTATACGTTAGAGAGCGGAGATGCATCGAACAACAAGCTTTCCGTAACGGATGGAGCATCTGTCAGCTTTAGCAATGCCACGGACAATTGGATCGCAGGCGGCAGGTCTATGAAGGGCGCTGCCTCGGGCAACCAGGTCACGCTGTCAGGGGTTTCTCTGAATTTGCCTGACGCCACCCCAAGCAGCTTGAAAATTGCAGGCGGGGAAACCGAGTCCGGCAATGCTGATGGCAATACGGTCACACTGGATACGATCACTTCCTCTGGCATCGTCTACGGCGGCCGTGTAGGGAATGGCAATAACGTTGTTGCAACTGTGAATATGAGCGTTCTGCCTGTCTCTGCAGAGGAAAGCACGGAAACGGATACCAGTACAGAAGCAGATCCCATATCCACCAGTGCCAGCAGCAACTCGGTAACGATTACGGGCAGCCAGGTCGAGGGTGTGTACGGCGGCTATATGCAATACTATGGCGATACTTCTGCTGAGGCTGATGCTGTTGCCGGGGTCAATCATAATACGGTCACGTTAACGAATACGTCCGCTTCCGGTACCAGTGTCTATGGCGGCTATGTGTTGAGCTCTGGTAGTGCACCGGCCCTTAATGCCAGCAGCAATACCGTGGAGATTTCCAATACTGCGGAGAAGGAGTATGGCGTCTCTACTGTTACGGGCGGTTATACGGGGTACGGCGATGCCAATGACAATACGGTGAAAATCACGGGGACAAAGGTTACAGACGATGATGAAATCTACCTGACCTCTGTGAGCAGCGATATTACCGGCGGGGAAACCGAGTCCGGCAATGCTGATGGCAATACGGTCACACTGGATACGATCGCTTCCTCTGGCATCGTCTACGGCGGCCGTGCAGGGAATGGCAATAACGTTGCTGAAGCTGTGCTTATGAGCGTTCTGGCTGTCTCTACAGAGGAAAGCACGGGAACGGATACCAGTACAGAAGCAGATCCCATATCCACCAGTGCCAGCAGCAACTCGGTAACGATTACGGGCAGCCAGGTCAAGGGTGTGTACGGCGGCGTGGGCCAGATCGGCTCGGCCAAGGGAAATATCGTCACCATTACGGACAGCAGCGTGGAAATGGAAGCAGTCGGCGGAGAGACGGGTTACATGGTGGGCTGGATTACGCAGCCCGGGCAGCTGAAAGATGCTGAAAACAACCAGGTCATTGTCAATGGATCAAGCACCATCGGCACCGTCGTCGGCGGCGAAGCGGCAGCAGCGAATACTTCTGATGAAAAAAATGGCGAAGTGCAGACAAGCGGCAAATCTTCCGGCAACACCGTCACCATCAATGACGGCACTGTAAAGAACAGCGTCCTTGGCGGCCACTCGGCCATGTCAGATGCCATAGGAAATACCGTCAACATCGCAGGCGGCATTATCGGCACGGAATCATCAGGCACTGGTGAAGCCGATGACAACGCCATCGCCGGCGGTTTTGCCGAAGAAGGACAGGCGAACAATAACACCGTCAACATCACAGGCGGCACCCTGGGCGCCATGATGAGCCTCTACGGCGGTTACAGCGAAAAAGGAAGCAGCGGCAACACGCTGAACCTTCATACGAAAGGAAATACCGTGAAGAATCTCGGCTATTTCCAGAACCTGAACTTCTACGTCCCGGAAGGAACAGCGGCAGGAGAAACGATGGTGACCGTCACAGGAAACGCCGACGTTTCCAAAGCAGTCATCCAGGCGGGAATTGAGAAAACGACGAAACTCGCGCCCGGACAGGCCATCAACCTCATCTATGATGCAGGCGGCATCAAGACAGACGGCACATCATACAGCATGATGAGCGGCAAAGACATCGTCAGCGACGCCGGCTTCGTCGACCGCAAGGCAGCCGTCAAAAAACAGGACGACAACACCATCGTCGTCTATGTCCCGAAAGACGAAAAAGGCACCATCCATCCGGACACCAAGATCATTCCGGAAGACCGTGAGAACGGGATCAATACCATCAAGAACGCAGGCGATCTCGTTTCCAATGCAGCAGAAGGCGCATGGAAAGAAGACCATGACGTCGATGCGAAATTCGTGCCCTATGCCATCGTAGGCGGCTACGACCTCCACTACAACACGGGCTCTTACATCGACAGCAATGGCATGGCCGCCAACGTCGGCCTCATCCGGAGAATCCGCCGCGATGGAGCCATCGACACCGTCATGCCGTTCCTCGAATACGGCAGGAGCAACTACGCCAGCTTCCTTGACGACGGAGCCAGAGGCGACGGCCGCCAGCACTACACCGGCGGAGGCGTCCTCCTGAGACGCGACCTCGATGACGGCAAGTACTACGAAGGCGCTATCAGAGCCGGCCGCCTCAAAGGCGACTTCCACGGTATCATCGACAGCACCGCCCTCCGCTACGACAGCAGCGCGCCGTACGTCGCAGCCCAGGCAGGCGCAGGCAAAATCTACGCCAAAGACAGAGACACCTATGACCTCTACGGCAAATTCTTCTGGACTCACCTCGGAAGCGATACCGCCACCATCAGAAACAGCCGCGGCGAAGCGAAGTACGAATTCGACGACATCAACTCCTACCGGACAAGACTGGGCATGAGATGGACCAGAAACTTCGACAAAGTCCGCTCCCTCTACGCAGGCATCGGCTGGGACTATGAATTTGACAGCAAAGCAAGAGCTTTCTATGATGCCTACAGAACCGACACCCCGACTGTCAAAGGATCCAGCGAATTCCTCGAACTCGGCTGGAAGAGCAAAGTCACCAGCGACCACCCCTGGGGCGTAGACCTCAAAGCCACAGGCTGGACCGGAAAGCAGGAAGGCGGCACACTCTTCGCGACAGTTAGCAGAAGCTTTTAA
- a CDS encoding beta strand repeat-containing protein, whose protein sequence is MGQVVGGEADAGSADNNAVIIKGGIINGAASGSGPKGMSVIGANTNVSGSGGANTNNSVTISGGTFGETAVAAGNRIIGAYSQSSDENISGNRVKISGGTFGQEQGSANFVYGAYDLGHGSTISKNSVAISGGTLDAQGGYDILIGAYIDVDGTSDTASENSVSLTGGSIGASGSADTLQIKGAQINENGTASGNSVEINGADIGSTSAQGIEVEGGIVKTGAASENKVTISSGTLNTSSAAALQLFGGFVQSSGDVTGNDINVTGGTIGKDSGAPYLYGGYTASGNAAENKVEVSGAALNPNAVFVGAFTGSGDASGNTVSLTGQTGGYASAGQAASGSVSGNTAALDGSTATLVYNGRIQTAGTSSGNKVTLSNNSAAGAAYGGYSPSGDVSENTVDVESGSFANNAIGGWTNSGNATGNKAIVNDSKIGSDTSTAYVFGGYSASGEASGSKVTVTNSMLGSKTEVYGGYGTTGSSGSSVTFTGSTGGSLITGGYTRSGSASKNTLGVQDGTVNGSITGGQTGTGDAASNTVNMSGTNTTGSVYGGHVTTSGNATGNTVNFTEGSSNTSLIYGGYTSKGMAKDNHVNISGTSLNKLKLIYGGYSNAAGTGEDAGAALNNTVSITDSEEADGSIALVNYTYPRIYGGFSKAGDASGNEVLFDMEDGNVYQIFGGSTQSASASANSNTVTIKSGTITGLVFAGRNTAGGQANDNHLYVQGGSLEVNSHIVSGYGTTAGNNTLEISGGSLGSTKANYTLNIAAGESYKPGGVTEGNQLSITGGKIGMGENAKIHIFGGYNHRDYANKLAASASDNHISMENGTIDSHGGSVSMIAGDMENAGSGSSTMTNNTITISGGSINAAEDGSTGGDINIAGAYSDSSGASSNEVNISRGTIGTASGVISISGAAAYPGDASGNSVTITGGTIGSTDGVDPENPSSIVGALSVPGKATDNHVSISGANLIGAIEIYGGESGAGSTGNSVTLAGDASGNIYGGLTMGSGAASGNTINLESGHISSSQIIAGYTVSGEASDNTVNITGGVLNGTAALYGGYGTSSTGNTLNVYSKGNTVGELGYFQKIYIAPEAELTIGSADAEGAENTGSFAVGNGTTVDAEGALTIAGDLSSDASTVTAGNAAIGGTVSSTNGSTVSLGGNDLALTTANVDNTSTLTLTSGKLTAEKLSDSITGGGKLTLDGTATLATTAGQVFTDGDTTETTAGDNGLTETTADSVNFKAGTLSLSDDYSYTYLTNIQKTMDALEDSTTSIVMTGNLVDTTGISNTLTTEGSNISIGAPSSEDNTTSLDRGFNVAALDMGGADTVSVAGGQNLTLGDSETTDVITTDSGTASVNLAEGSTFTIGNSAVAENQTLNVAADVTAENSTIAANGQTTVTGDVALTDSALTSQTGTLTLEQNLTTSGTSVVTGDVTVAKAITGDSSIILKLGNEEESVNLSARSINLNGGTLYLDPVWIGGTQEDGAEAAAGSISGSKVVIGNNSTLTVGSTDKTLAEKAFTDSGLTWSDTDILSALYVATSASLSDGSVVIDSSANADSAAAIGTFKMGKNSLLMIDGNKVSGSQAAAITDVSTTDISPSAKIYILNAKGNTTYNILSGTNDKDGNGLFAEAGAAVNSNVFSYGHLLEFVGAEGNGETQFSVTAESQDAHDVYGDKVIVHPIPSMLLWIAAVLHLPLLSRLLTTI, encoded by the coding sequence ATGGGACAGGTTGTTGGAGGTGAAGCAGATGCAGGCAGTGCGGACAACAATGCGGTCATTATTAAAGGAGGCATCATTAATGGTGCTGCCTCTGGCAGTGGACCCAAAGGTATGTCTGTCATTGGTGCCAACACGAACGTGTCCGGCAGCGGTGGCGCGAATACAAATAACAGTGTAACGATTTCCGGCGGCACGTTCGGGGAAACCGCGGTAGCAGCTGGCAACCGTATTATCGGGGCGTATTCCCAGAGCAGCGATGAAAATATTTCCGGTAACAGAGTGAAGATTTCCGGCGGTACTTTCGGCCAGGAGCAAGGCAGCGCTAACTTCGTCTATGGCGCTTACGATCTGGGGCATGGCAGTACGATTTCGAAGAACTCCGTTGCTATTTCCGGCGGCACGTTGGATGCGCAGGGAGGCTATGACATTCTGATCGGCGCTTATATAGATGTAGATGGTACGAGTGATACGGCTTCAGAAAACAGTGTCAGCCTGACAGGCGGTTCTATCGGTGCTTCCGGCAGTGCTGATACTTTGCAGATCAAAGGCGCACAAATCAATGAAAACGGCACTGCCAGCGGCAACAGCGTAGAAATTAATGGAGCTGACATTGGTTCAACATCGGCCCAAGGCATCGAAGTGGAGGGCGGTATCGTAAAGACCGGTGCAGCTTCGGAGAATAAAGTGACGATTTCGTCGGGAACGTTGAATACATCATCGGCAGCAGCGTTGCAGCTCTTTGGTGGTTTTGTGCAAAGTTCCGGCGACGTGACAGGCAATGATATCAACGTTACCGGCGGCACCATCGGCAAAGACAGCGGTGCACCCTATCTGTATGGTGGTTATACCGCTTCAGGTAATGCTGCAGAAAATAAGGTCGAAGTATCAGGAGCCGCCCTGAATCCTAATGCAGTCTTTGTCGGCGCCTTTACCGGATCTGGCGATGCGTCCGGCAATACAGTATCCCTTACTGGGCAGACGGGCGGTTATGCCAGCGCAGGACAGGCCGCAAGTGGATCTGTATCAGGAAATACAGCTGCATTGGATGGCAGCACAGCGACACTCGTCTATAACGGACGTATCCAGACGGCAGGCACATCTTCAGGCAATAAGGTTACGCTTTCGAATAACAGTGCTGCTGGCGCCGCTTATGGTGGATATTCGCCCAGCGGTGACGTGAGCGAAAATACGGTCGATGTAGAAAGCGGCAGTTTTGCCAATAATGCCATTGGCGGATGGACAAATTCTGGAAATGCCACGGGGAATAAAGCTATAGTCAATGATTCAAAAATCGGTTCTGATACATCAACTGCCTATGTCTTTGGCGGCTATTCGGCTTCCGGGGAAGCATCAGGCAGCAAAGTGACGGTCACGAACAGCATGCTTGGAAGCAAGACAGAAGTCTACGGCGGTTATGGCACGACAGGAAGCTCGGGCAGCAGCGTCACTTTCACGGGCAGTACGGGCGGATCGTTAATCACTGGCGGCTATACCAGAAGTGGCAGCGCCAGCAAAAATACACTCGGTGTCCAGGACGGCACAGTAAATGGAAGTATCACTGGCGGACAGACTGGTACAGGCGATGCTGCAAGTAATACAGTGAACATGAGCGGTACAAATACAACGGGAAGTGTTTACGGCGGTCATGTAACGACATCTGGTAATGCCACGGGAAATACAGTCAATTTTACAGAAGGAAGCAGTAATACATCCTTGATTTATGGCGGTTATACCTCCAAAGGCATGGCCAAAGATAATCACGTCAATATTTCCGGAACGTCGCTGAATAAACTCAAGCTTATTTACGGTGGCTATTCCAATGCGGCCGGAACTGGGGAAGATGCCGGAGCAGCCTTGAACAATACAGTATCAATTACAGACAGTGAAGAGGCAGACGGCTCTATCGCCTTGGTAAATTATACTTATCCACGCATATATGGCGGTTTCTCGAAGGCTGGCGACGCATCGGGAAATGAAGTGCTGTTCGACATGGAAGATGGGAATGTTTACCAAATATTCGGGGGCAGTACACAGTCAGCGTCAGCCAGTGCCAACAGCAATACTGTTACCATCAAATCTGGTACGATAACGGGTTTAGTGTTTGCTGGCCGTAATACAGCTGGCGGGCAGGCCAATGATAATCACCTGTATGTTCAGGGCGGTAGTCTGGAAGTCAATTCCCATATTGTGAGCGGCTATGGGACAACGGCAGGTAATAACACGTTAGAAATTTCCGGCGGCAGCTTGGGCTCTACGAAGGCTAACTATACCCTGAATATTGCTGCCGGTGAAAGTTATAAGCCCGGCGGTGTAACGGAAGGCAACCAGTTATCCATTACCGGCGGCAAGATCGGAATGGGCGAAAACGCAAAAATACATATTTTTGGTGGATATAATCATAGGGATTATGCCAACAAGCTTGCAGCCTCGGCATCGGATAATCATATCAGCATGGAAAATGGTACAATCGATTCCCACGGTGGCTCCGTATCCATGATTGCCGGCGATATGGAAAATGCAGGATCCGGCAGCAGTACTATGACAAACAATACCATCACCATTTCCGGAGGTTCCATCAATGCTGCAGAGGATGGCAGTACCGGAGGAGATATCAATATAGCAGGTGCTTATTCAGATAGTTCCGGGGCGTCCTCAAATGAAGTCAATATTTCCCGCGGCACAATCGGTACAGCCAGCGGCGTGATCTCCATTTCCGGGGCCGCTGCCTACCCGGGAGATGCATCTGGAAACAGTGTCACCATCACGGGCGGCACCATTGGCAGCACGGATGGCGTCGATCCTGAGAACCCTTCCAGTATCGTGGGCGCTTTATCCGTACCTGGCAAAGCAACGGATAATCATGTGTCCATTTCGGGCGCAAACCTGATAGGAGCTATAGAGATCTATGGCGGAGAGAGCGGCGCAGGCAGTACGGGCAACAGCGTCACCCTCGCAGGCGATGCATCAGGAAACATTTATGGCGGCCTCACAATGGGAAGCGGTGCAGCTTCAGGAAATACCATCAATCTGGAGAGCGGCCATATCAGCAGTTCACAAATTATTGCCGGTTATACGGTTAGCGGCGAAGCATCGGACAATACAGTCAATATTACCGGCGGCGTGCTGAATGGCACCGCGGCTCTCTATGGCGGCTATGGCACGTCAAGTACAGGAAATACGCTCAATGTCTATTCGAAAGGAAATACCGTCGGCGAACTGGGATATTTCCAGAAGATTTATATCGCACCTGAGGCAGAACTCACCATCGGTTCAGCAGACGCAGAGGGAGCAGAAAACACAGGCAGTTTTGCTGTCGGAAATGGCACGACTGTTGATGCAGAAGGCGCTCTGACGATTGCCGGAGATCTCTCTTCCGATGCATCGACTGTCACGGCAGGAAATGCTGCTATCGGCGGCACGGTTTCCTCCACGAATGGATCGACCGTTTCCTTAGGCGGCAATGATCTCGCTCTGACGACGGCCAATGTGGACAACACCAGTACTCTGACTCTGACGAGCGGCAAGCTGACGGCAGAAAAACTCTCCGATTCTATCACGGGCGGCGGCAAGCTTACTCTGGATGGTACGGCTACACTTGCTACGACAGCAGGCCAGGTATTTACCGATGGGGATACCACAGAAACGACAGCCGGGGACAACGGTCTGACCGAGACCACGGCGGATTCCGTCAATTTCAAGGCAGGCACGCTCTCCCTCTCGGATGATTACAGCTATACATACCTTACAAATATCCAGAAGACCATGGATGCGCTGGAAGATTCCACGACCAGTATCGTCATGACGGGCAACCTCGTGGATACCACGGGCATCAGCAACACGCTCACGACAGAAGGCAGCAACATTTCCATTGGCGCTCCTTCCTCGGAAGACAACACGACATCGCTGGACCGCGGATTCAATGTCGCCGCCCTTGATATGGGCGGTGCGGATACGGTATCCGTAGCCGGCGGTCAGAATCTGACACTGGGCGACAGTGAAACGACGGATGTCATTACAACCGACAGCGGCACGGCTTCAGTTAATCTGGCGGAAGGGTCTACCTTTACGATTGGCAACAGCGCTGTTGCAGAAAATCAGACACTGAACGTCGCTGCTGATGTGACTGCGGAAAACAGTACTATCGCAGCGAATGGACAGACGACTGTCACGGGTGATGTCGCTTTGACCGACTCTGCCCTCACATCCCAGACCGGTACGCTGACTCTGGAGCAGAACCTGACGACAAGCGGAACATCCGTCGTCACTGGTGATGTTACTGTCGCCAAAGCCATCACCGGTGATTCCAGCATCATACTGAAACTGGGAAATGAAGAGGAATCTGTTAATCTCAGCGCAAGAAGCATCAACCTGAATGGCGGTACGCTCTACCTCGATCCGGTCTGGATAGGCGGGACGCAAGAGGACGGCGCAGAAGCCGCTGCAGGTTCTATTTCCGGATCCAAAGTCGTCATAGGAAACAACTCTACGCTGACGGTTGGCTCCACCGACAAGACCCTTGCTGAAAAGGCATTTACGGACAGCGGACTTACCTGGAGTGACACGGATATCCTCTCTGCCCTTTATGTTGCAACGAGCGCCAGCCTCTCCGATGGCAGCGTTGTCATCGACAGTTCGGCCAATGCGGACAGTGCGGCAGCGATTGGCACATTCAAGATGGGAAAGAATTCCCTCCTGATGATTGACGGAAATAAAGTATCCGGAAGCCAGGCGGCAGCCATTACGGATGTAAGCACTACCGATATTTCCCCTTCCGCAAAGATTTACATTTTAAATGCCAAGGGCAATACCACATACAACATCCTCTCCGGCACGAACGACAAAGATGGAAACGGCCTCTTTGCAGAAGCCGGGGCAGCCGTAAACAGCAATGTCTTCTCGTACGGACATCTGCTTGAATTCGTTGGCGCTGAAGGAAATGGGGAAACACAGTTCTCCGTCACCGCTGAATCCCAGGACGCGCATGATGTATACGGCGATAAAGTCATTGTGCACCCAATACCATCAATGCTGCTATGGATAGCGGCGGTGCTGCATCTGCCTTTGCTCTCGCGGCTTCTGACGACAATTTGA